A single region of the Saprospiraceae bacterium genome encodes:
- a CDS encoding DUF5686 family protein, which translates to MKIKPLFVLLFFAPLFIHAQIKGIVLNHQGEPLPFVNVMINDSPRDGVTTDLDGRFEISANTDVRALTFSYLGYEKQRIEAKDLYNTSFLQVQLQALAYDIGAIEVIAGENPADRIMERVIANRDRHNPEKLKAYSCETYNKFHFSWLPQQAKLEEKLAQRDSMGKKETRYYQNLQKFSQEAEQHHLFLMESITERQYQRPAQYLEKVTHNKVSGFKEATLVALAAAVQPFAFYEEQVTLFDKDFLNPVSPGSPRQYFFHLEDTLYRGMDTIFVIAFHPRKGKNFNGLEGLLHIHSDGYAIENVRAAPTDDQKLHFLIEQHYEQLAGGQWFPAQLHFVMTLEKYPSPMMGIRATGRSFVDKVSLLDTFPAKTFRSKERVVLAETAMLATDSVWATKRPEPLSPLEASTYVHMDSLGSKHQLDRWWRRGQALSDGRWPLGFVDLSLRRALAFNEFEGFRSGVGLYTSDKISKHFSVGAYAAYGFKDEAWKYGGDLNIFFNKRLDIGMHLLYQKDIQEPGLIAFPLEPNLVGRRLFAQQMNEVEVTSLQLKGEFLPFLDVQLEIGKESWRPFPFKEEQPMTIGDFTPFNATAVSLHMRYAYGQKYIGFLGTKLPDEDTRYPILSLSYSKGIKGLWGGALAYDKLLASIVYKPKVRGLGESQMVIEGGMITGDVPLPYLFYSSGIGRDFQWLSLSRTFQAMDFYEFLSDQFLHFFFRHDFGKLLFRTKWFQPAIAVEHNMALGRLDTSRQLTSDGQLFKTLENPYMEAGLVVDNILRVNYLNVAWIGVGVGGYYRYGAQQLGGAWKENTALRLSVSLDF; encoded by the coding sequence ATGAAAATTAAACCTTTATTTGTACTCCTATTTTTTGCGCCGCTATTTATCCATGCGCAAATTAAGGGCATCGTCCTGAATCACCAGGGAGAACCGCTTCCTTTTGTCAATGTAATGATCAATGATAGCCCCAGGGACGGGGTGACTACTGACCTGGATGGCCGCTTCGAAATAAGCGCTAATACGGATGTCAGGGCTTTGACCTTTAGTTACCTTGGCTACGAAAAGCAAAGGATAGAAGCCAAAGACCTCTATAACACCTCTTTTTTGCAGGTCCAACTACAAGCACTTGCCTACGACATTGGGGCAATAGAGGTGATAGCCGGAGAAAACCCTGCTGATCGCATCATGGAGCGCGTGATTGCCAATCGCGATCGTCACAACCCGGAAAAATTAAAGGCCTATTCCTGTGAGACCTACAATAAATTCCATTTTTCCTGGCTCCCACAGCAAGCTAAATTGGAGGAGAAATTAGCCCAGCGCGATTCGATGGGTAAAAAAGAGACCCGTTATTACCAGAACCTGCAAAAATTCAGTCAGGAGGCAGAGCAGCACCACCTTTTTTTGATGGAATCCATCACGGAGCGGCAGTACCAGCGACCAGCCCAGTACCTTGAGAAGGTTACCCACAATAAAGTATCAGGGTTTAAGGAGGCGACCTTGGTGGCCTTGGCCGCAGCGGTCCAACCCTTTGCCTTTTACGAGGAGCAAGTGACGCTTTTCGACAAGGATTTTCTCAATCCAGTGAGTCCGGGGAGTCCCCGTCAATACTTTTTTCATTTGGAGGACACCCTATACCGAGGAATGGATACGATTTTTGTGATTGCCTTCCATCCACGGAAGGGCAAAAACTTCAATGGGCTAGAAGGTTTACTCCATATTCATTCAGATGGGTATGCCATCGAAAATGTAAGGGCAGCGCCTACGGATGATCAAAAGCTACATTTTTTAATAGAGCAGCATTATGAACAACTAGCTGGAGGGCAGTGGTTTCCCGCGCAGTTGCATTTTGTGATGACCTTGGAGAAGTACCCTAGTCCGATGATGGGGATAAGGGCCACTGGGCGCAGTTTTGTGGACAAGGTGAGCTTGTTAGACACCTTTCCAGCCAAGACCTTTCGATCCAAGGAGCGTGTGGTGTTAGCGGAAACGGCGATGTTGGCCACTGATTCGGTTTGGGCTACCAAGCGGCCGGAGCCTTTGAGCCCCTTAGAAGCATCGACCTATGTTCATATGGATAGCCTGGGATCGAAGCACCAGCTTGACCGTTGGTGGCGGCGGGGGCAGGCATTGTCGGATGGCCGCTGGCCGCTGGGGTTTGTCGATCTGAGTCTAAGGCGGGCCCTGGCCTTCAATGAATTTGAGGGTTTTCGATCGGGCGTAGGGTTGTACACCAGTGATAAAATATCCAAACATTTTTCTGTTGGAGCTTATGCTGCCTATGGATTTAAAGATGAAGCGTGGAAATATGGAGGAGACCTTAATATTTTTTTCAATAAGCGTTTGGATATTGGCATGCATTTGTTGTATCAAAAGGACATCCAGGAGCCAGGGCTAATTGCATTTCCTTTGGAACCCAACCTGGTGGGACGTCGGTTGTTTGCCCAACAGATGAATGAGGTGGAGGTGACCAGCCTGCAATTAAAAGGAGAATTCCTGCCTTTTCTGGATGTGCAGTTGGAGATAGGCAAGGAAAGTTGGCGACCGTTTCCGTTTAAGGAGGAGCAGCCTATGACAATTGGCGATTTCACGCCCTTTAACGCTACGGCAGTCAGCTTGCATATGCGCTATGCCTATGGACAAAAGTACATTGGCTTTTTGGGAACTAAGCTACCGGATGAGGATACCCGGTATCCTATTTTATCCTTAAGTTATAGTAAAGGTATCAAGGGACTTTGGGGTGGAGCGTTGGCCTATGACAAATTGTTGGCCAGTATCGTATATAAACCCAAGGTGCGTGGCTTGGGAGAGAGCCAAATGGTAATAGAAGGGGGAATGATTACAGGCGATGTACCCTTACCCTATCTTTTTTATAGTAGTGGTATTGGTCGTGATTTTCAATGGTTAAGTTTGAGCAGGACTTTTCAGGCGATGGACTTTTATGAGTTTTTATCCGATCAATTTTTGCACTTCTTTTTCCGTCATGATTTTGGGAAATTGTTGTTTCGCACCAAATGGTTTCAGCCAGCTATCGCGGTGGAGCACAATATGGCTCTTGGGCGTTTGGATACATCGCGGCAATTGACAAGTGATGGCCAACTTTTCAAAACCTTGGAAAACCCCTATATGGAAGCGGGTTTGGTGGTTGATAATATTCTGAGGGTCAATTATTTGAATGTAGCTTGGATTGGTGTGGGGGTAGGAGGGTATTATCGGTATGGAGCGCAACAATTAGGTGGTGCCTGGAAGGAGAACACGGCGCTGCGTTTGTCGGTAAGCTTAGATTTTTAG
- a CDS encoding OstA-like protein: MESLLRKIMLVFVGGLLLSSLRAQEAAQDTAKSKIDVDHADVFEYSQKKGTVIQKLIFNVELRQDSIFMYCDSATIENSLHVIAVGHVIIQQGDSTSAFSDSLYYDGLLKEADLYGEVVMENGDQRLFTDQLHYNLNTKVATYTTGATLTNGETQLTSKRGYYYVDQQEAYFKDSVSVVDPQFSLRSDTLLFNTATKVVTFLGPTLVSTDSSRIYCEGGFYDTENNLAEFTQHAQFIKGAQKGKANIIKYNGKSKIYSLEGDALFEEGARKATADVIEYDERNDKSVLIGNAKYKDEKQDIVADQIVYDAKNEVYSTRGRSRVSDPPQILLADQVDFREELGLGIAKGNVIWQDTSSQLTIVCEQADYNRETGYLKASGGALGRPLLISIVDGDSLYMSADTLLSTRTDSLASDSSRLLQAYRDVRLYKSDLQALSDSLTYNAVDSLFTFFYDPIIWSDTTQFTADTIRMQMANDNIDKIFLYNKSFIINSPDEIFFNQIKGKNITASFKEGNLRKMDVQGNAESLYYARDEGGGYVGVNKTVCSDMVLFFGDNQIERILFLTAPQATMFPMKKVDHESLKISGFNWISTERPTGLPDLFSPKKTRKINAIPQGDPSTAIPKDKNAPPVKPVGREGVPLLEKVSVKEKSGTNKE, encoded by the coding sequence ATGGAAAGTCTTTTGAGAAAAATAATGTTGGTGTTTGTTGGCGGCCTGTTGTTGTCATCGCTGAGGGCCCAAGAAGCGGCGCAAGACACGGCCAAATCAAAGATAGATGTCGATCATGCGGATGTATTTGAATATAGCCAGAAAAAAGGGACGGTTATTCAGAAACTCATCTTTAATGTAGAGTTGCGGCAGGATAGCATTTTCATGTATTGTGATTCAGCCACCATTGAAAATAGTCTCCATGTGATTGCGGTTGGTCATGTTATTATTCAGCAAGGGGATTCAACCAGTGCCTTTTCGGATTCGCTCTATTATGATGGTTTATTAAAAGAAGCGGATTTGTATGGGGAGGTTGTAATGGAGAATGGCGATCAGCGATTGTTTACGGACCAATTGCACTATAACTTAAATACTAAGGTAGCTACCTATACCACAGGTGCTACCTTGACCAATGGCGAAACGCAGCTGACCAGTAAACGTGGATATTATTATGTCGATCAGCAAGAAGCCTATTTCAAGGATAGTGTCAGTGTGGTTGATCCACAGTTTAGTCTACGATCAGATACTTTGTTATTTAATACGGCGACAAAGGTCGTTACTTTTTTAGGGCCTACCTTAGTGAGTACGGATAGTAGCCGCATTTATTGTGAAGGCGGTTTTTATGACACCGAAAACAACCTGGCAGAATTTACGCAACATGCTCAATTTATCAAAGGAGCACAAAAAGGGAAGGCGAATATCATTAAATATAACGGGAAGTCAAAAATATATTCGCTAGAAGGAGATGCATTATTTGAGGAGGGAGCACGGAAAGCCACTGCGGATGTCATCGAGTATGATGAAAGGAATGATAAATCTGTCCTCATCGGAAATGCCAAATACAAAGATGAGAAACAAGATATCGTTGCTGACCAAATCGTATATGACGCCAAAAACGAGGTTTATTCTACCCGAGGGCGTTCCAGGGTGAGTGATCCCCCTCAGATTCTTTTGGCCGATCAGGTTGATTTCCGGGAAGAGTTGGGCTTAGGTATTGCCAAGGGAAATGTCATTTGGCAGGACACCTCTTCTCAATTGACTATTGTTTGTGAACAGGCTGATTATAATCGGGAAACAGGGTATCTGAAGGCCAGTGGGGGGGCATTGGGCCGGCCCTTGCTTATTTCTATTGTAGACGGTGACTCGTTATATATGAGTGCCGACACCTTACTCTCTACGAGAACAGATTCTTTGGCTAGCGATAGCAGTCGTTTATTGCAGGCCTATCGGGATGTACGTTTGTATAAAAGCGATTTGCAAGCCTTGAGCGATTCGCTGACCTATAACGCTGTGGATTCCTTGTTTACCTTTTTTTACGATCCCATTATCTGGTCTGATACCACCCAATTTACCGCAGACACGATCAGAATGCAAATGGCCAATGACAATATCGACAAGATCTTTTTATACAATAAAAGCTTTATTATTAACTCTCCGGATGAGATTTTCTTTAATCAAATCAAAGGTAAAAATATCACGGCCTCGTTTAAAGAAGGGAATTTGAGGAAAATGGATGTGCAAGGAAATGCAGAATCACTCTATTATGCACGTGATGAGGGAGGTGGGTATGTCGGGGTAAATAAAACAGTATGTAGCGATATGGTCTTGTTCTTTGGCGACAATCAAATAGAGCGCATCCTTTTCTTGACAGCACCTCAGGCTACTATGTTCCCTATGAAAAAAGTAGACCACGAAAGCTTGAAAATTAGTGGTTTCAATTGGATATCAACCGAGAGGCCAACGGGGTTACCGGATTTGTTCTCACCAAAGAAAACCAGGAAAATCAATGCAATTCCGCAGGGCGATCCATCGACTGCGATTCCTAAAGATAAAAATGCCCCTCCCGTTAAACCAGTTGGACGGGAAGGTGTACCCCTACTTGAAAAAGTGAGTGTAAAAGAAAAGTCAGGTACAAATAAAGAATGA
- a CDS encoding BlaI/MecI/CopY family transcriptional regulator: protein MNLLPRPTESELSILQILWENGPSTVRFVNDQLNNDREVGYTTTLKLMQIMSEKGLVVRNTDSRTHIYTPAISEHETQRSLLDKFVDTAFRGSAVKLVLQALGQHRASKEELEAIKAIIEKQEEAES from the coding sequence ATGAATTTATTGCCAAGACCAACAGAATCGGAATTATCGATTCTACAGATTTTATGGGAAAATGGTCCATCAACGGTTCGTTTTGTCAATGACCAGTTGAACAATGACCGCGAAGTTGGTTATACGACGACTTTAAAATTGATGCAGATCATGTCTGAGAAGGGTTTAGTTGTGCGGAATACAGACAGTAGGACGCATATTTATACGCCTGCGATTTCCGAACATGAGACCCAACGCAGTCTATTGGATAAATTTGTTGATACGGCTTTTCGAGGTTCGGCTGTTAAGTTGGTGCTACAAGCCCTTGGTCAGCACCGTGCCTCAAAAGAGGAGTTGGAGGCGATAAAAGCGATTATTGAAAAGCAGGAGGAAGCTGAGAGCTAG
- a CDS encoding LytTR family DNA-binding domain-containing protein: protein MKILIIEDEFPAAKQLQKLILRYKPKANILNVIDSVEMAVNWFNTNASPDLIFMDIQLADGLSFDIFNHTKVMAPVIFTTAFDQYTLKAFKVNSVDYLLKPIEPNELQAAILKFEQQFAQDSAVDQVLLQHLMQSINKPIYKERFLLKIGQQLSFVPTTDIAYFFSTDGIVYIKTQEGKKHLLDQTLDQLNQELNPAFFFRINRKTIISIHAILKIHPYFNSRLILEVSPKPDFDLIVSRDRVGDFKNWLDGQTS, encoded by the coding sequence ATGAAAATACTCATTATTGAAGACGAGTTTCCCGCAGCTAAGCAACTTCAAAAACTGATTCTTCGCTACAAACCTAAAGCCAATATCCTCAACGTTATTGATAGTGTCGAAATGGCCGTTAACTGGTTCAATACCAATGCTTCTCCAGACCTGATTTTCATGGATATTCAGTTGGCCGATGGCCTCAGCTTTGATATCTTTAATCACACCAAAGTAATGGCGCCGGTTATTTTTACCACTGCATTTGACCAATACACGCTCAAGGCTTTTAAAGTGAACAGCGTAGACTACCTGCTAAAACCTATCGAACCGAATGAACTACAAGCCGCCATCTTGAAATTCGAACAACAGTTCGCCCAAGATTCCGCTGTTGACCAAGTCCTCCTTCAGCACCTTATGCAGTCGATTAATAAACCAATCTATAAAGAAAGATTTCTGCTGAAAATAGGTCAGCAACTCTCTTTTGTCCCAACGACCGATATCGCTTATTTCTTTTCAACAGATGGAATAGTCTACATCAAAACCCAAGAAGGCAAAAAACATCTACTTGACCAAACACTCGATCAACTCAACCAGGAACTCAATCCTGCCTTTTTCTTTCGGATCAACCGCAAAACCATCATTAGTATCCATGCTATTTTAAAAATTCATCCCTATTTTAATAGTCGGCTCATCCTGGAAGTTTCCCCAAAACCCGATTTTGACCTTATTGTTAGTCGAGACCGCGTGGGTGATTTCAAAAATTGGCTGGACGGACAGACTTCATAG
- a CDS encoding DUF2141 domain-containing protein: MTKKYFNLCLLAFLCGVVLLLGFTPHENKDKGQLVIQVDNITQNTGIIWVGIYNSAENYLVKEKAIVEGIKVINTEPQKLVIEDLPYGTYAVALFHDINANGEMDRNLLGIPSEPYAFSQKPKSKWRIPKFEEVKFTFSHHQQQLHTTLIKWWQ, from the coding sequence GTGACAAAAAAATATTTCAACTTATGCTTATTGGCCTTTTTATGCGGGGTTGTCCTCCTCCTTGGTTTCACCCCTCACGAAAATAAAGACAAAGGACAATTGGTGATCCAAGTTGATAATATAACCCAAAACACCGGCATTATATGGGTGGGCATTTATAATTCTGCCGAAAACTATTTGGTGAAAGAAAAAGCAATTGTTGAGGGAATTAAGGTTATTAATACCGAACCCCAAAAATTAGTGATTGAGGACCTCCCCTATGGCACTTATGCAGTGGCCCTCTTTCACGACATTAACGCGAACGGCGAAATGGATCGAAATCTCCTTGGCATCCCCTCTGAACCCTACGCCTTCTCTCAAAAACCAAAATCCAAATGGCGGATTCCTAAATTCGAAGAAGTGAAGTTCACTTTTTCTCACCACCAACAACAACTCCATACAACACTCATCAAATGGTGGCAATAG
- a CDS encoding biopolymer transporter ExbD, producing MSKFSKKRGKSDPEVSTASLPDIIFMLLFFFMVVTVLRDAELKVKVVTPYASELTKLEEKSLVNYLYIGKPTKQYQTTYGTKPRMQLGDKFAEVRDIPLFLEKHKVKVPESKRPLITSSLRVDGEVTMGVVQDVKTQLRKTGQLRVNYSAKKTPDKN from the coding sequence ATGTCTAAGTTCAGTAAAAAAAGAGGCAAGTCTGATCCGGAGGTTTCTACGGCCTCTTTGCCGGATATCATCTTCATGTTACTTTTCTTCTTTATGGTGGTAACCGTATTGAGGGATGCAGAACTGAAGGTTAAAGTAGTTACACCTTATGCTAGTGAGTTGACAAAACTGGAAGAAAAATCGCTAGTAAACTACCTTTATATTGGTAAGCCAACCAAGCAGTATCAAACGACTTATGGCACTAAGCCACGTATGCAGTTGGGCGATAAATTTGCTGAGGTTCGTGATATTCCACTTTTTTTGGAAAAACATAAGGTGAAAGTACCCGAAAGCAAACGACCACTTATTACTTCTTCTCTCCGTGTGGATGGTGAGGTGACAATGGGCGTTGTGCAAGATGTCAAAACGCAATTGCGTAAAACGGGTCAGCTTCGTGTGAACTACTCTGCGAAGAAAACGCCTGACAAGAACTAA
- the rplU gene encoding 50S ribosomal protein L21 produces MFAIVTIAGQQFKVEEGQELFVHQLEATEGDSLSFDQVLLIDNGGKVSVGTPVLSTAKVNATVLGHQKGDKVIVFKKKRRKGYRKKNGHRQAFTKIKIDSIAG; encoded by the coding sequence ATGTTCGCAATCGTAACCATAGCTGGTCAACAATTTAAAGTTGAGGAAGGGCAAGAGCTCTTCGTCCACCAGCTAGAAGCCACAGAGGGCGACAGTCTCTCTTTCGATCAAGTTTTACTGATCGACAATGGAGGCAAGGTCTCCGTAGGCACGCCGGTGTTGAGCACAGCCAAAGTTAATGCAACGGTTTTAGGTCACCAAAAAGGGGACAAAGTCATCGTCTTTAAAAAGAAAAGACGTAAGGGTTACCGCAAAAAAAATGGTCACCGCCAAGCTTTTACCAAGATTAAAATCGACAGCATCGCCGGCTAA
- a CDS encoding M56 family metallopeptidase, with protein MKMLFPLLSGPFVEALGWTVLHSLWQGTMLALGLAFVLAFFPRKSALWRYRLTLYSLFGLMAITVMNFYRLYLMILDGVGDAPLGGQVTAPIQWTFWQEQLLYFETHLPMIVAGWLLGFAVFSLRLLGGLVYLRRLRYRGISELETAWEKRLSQLSKRMKISRRVQLKQSSLVQVPVVIGFFKPLILLPFGTINQLTVAEVEAVLLHELGHILRQDFLLNMIQSIIEVLFYFNPGVWWISAMIRVERENCCDDLAVALSGNALLYAKSLLKLQQNDLVRHGLAMTLFSQRNSLLRRIQRILHPSLKHSSAMEKLMITMLLLIALCCMSLSKESFRPSLEDPVVTSLPPGGSPIEIASAKESSLDTLPKGRIHFSINKKGEKKVDAEVADREIKALTIDGEKIEATDFGLYEELVEQLLADMPPPPSPPPLPAVPAPMPLSEFAPAPPPPPAPPPAPVAPAPAAQSWPSPPNLAMVPPSPPVPSVPPVPSIYKEKEKLKLKEKEKLKSKEEQKAGKKSM; from the coding sequence ATGAAAATGCTATTTCCATTATTATCTGGACCATTTGTGGAGGCTTTGGGCTGGACAGTATTGCATTCGTTGTGGCAAGGAACCATGCTAGCGCTTGGTTTGGCCTTTGTACTGGCGTTTTTTCCAAGGAAGTCGGCACTATGGCGGTATCGTTTGACATTATATAGTCTTTTTGGACTAATGGCTATTACTGTAATGAATTTTTACCGCTTATACCTAATGATTTTGGATGGGGTAGGAGATGCTCCATTGGGCGGGCAGGTAACGGCTCCTATTCAATGGACTTTTTGGCAAGAGCAATTGCTTTATTTCGAGACACACCTTCCTATGATCGTTGCTGGCTGGCTGTTAGGCTTTGCTGTTTTCAGCTTGCGATTGTTGGGAGGGCTGGTTTACCTACGGCGATTGCGGTATCGGGGAATAAGCGAATTAGAGACAGCATGGGAGAAAAGGCTTAGCCAGCTAAGCAAACGCATGAAAATCAGTCGAAGGGTACAACTGAAACAATCTTCGCTAGTACAGGTGCCCGTCGTAATTGGTTTTTTTAAGCCCCTCATCCTATTACCCTTTGGTACCATCAACCAGTTAACAGTAGCGGAGGTAGAAGCTGTTTTACTACATGAATTAGGGCATATCCTGCGGCAAGATTTTCTTTTGAATATGATACAGTCGATCATAGAAGTGTTATTTTATTTTAACCCTGGCGTTTGGTGGATTTCCGCTATGATTCGGGTTGAGCGCGAGAATTGCTGTGATGATTTAGCAGTTGCATTAAGTGGTAATGCGCTTCTTTATGCCAAATCTTTGCTGAAATTGCAGCAAAATGACTTAGTTCGGCATGGATTAGCCATGACACTTTTTAGCCAAAGAAACAGCTTGCTCAGACGAATTCAACGGATTCTTCATCCATCGCTTAAACATTCAAGTGCTATGGAAAAGTTAATGATCACAATGCTTTTACTCATTGCCCTCTGTTGCATGTCTTTGAGTAAGGAGTCCTTCCGCCCTTCGTTGGAAGACCCCGTCGTTACCAGTTTGCCACCTGGCGGCTCCCCTATTGAAATTGCTTCAGCGAAGGAGTCTTCGTTGGACACCTTGCCTAAGGGGCGAATACATTTTAGTATCAATAAAAAAGGAGAGAAAAAGGTGGACGCTGAAGTCGCCGATAGGGAAATCAAGGCCTTGACGATTGACGGCGAAAAAATTGAGGCAACGGACTTTGGACTTTACGAAGAATTGGTAGAACAGCTGCTTGCTGATATGCCACCACCACCGTCGCCACCGCCATTACCGGCTGTCCCTGCGCCAATGCCCTTAAGCGAATTTGCCCCTGCGCCACCGCCGCCACCTGCGCCACCTCCAGCTCCTGTAGCTCCTGCGCCAGCAGCGCAAAGTTGGCCGAGCCCACCTAATCTGGCTATGGTACCACCATCGCCACCGGTTCCGTCAGTTCCACCTGTTCCTTCTATTTACAAAGAAAAGGAAAAGCTCAAGCTAAAGGAGAAGGAAAAGCTGAAATCGAAAGAAGAACAGAAAGCCGGTAAGAAGTCTATGTAA
- a CDS encoding DUF4293 domain-containing protein has product MIQRIQSIFLLLAAAAIFGLFGLPFASTNEPVAASPLFADQKYNILDHTALLGLFVLAGLLCFLAIFLFKQRKWQMRLSIGAILGTLAGLAVTGVFFSQDSAAASASIGIGIGLPVIAIIFVMLAYQYIKKDEALVKSMDRLR; this is encoded by the coding sequence ATGATTCAAAGAATTCAATCCATTTTTTTATTGCTAGCAGCAGCGGCCATTTTTGGGCTTTTCGGTTTACCTTTTGCTTCTACGAATGAACCAGTGGCTGCCTCTCCACTTTTTGCAGATCAAAAGTACAACATTTTAGACCATACTGCCTTATTGGGCCTATTTGTCCTGGCGGGTCTTTTATGTTTTTTAGCTATTTTTCTGTTTAAGCAACGGAAATGGCAGATGAGACTATCTATTGGTGCCATTTTAGGAACTTTGGCAGGGCTGGCCGTTACCGGTGTTTTCTTTAGCCAAGATAGCGCGGCGGCCTCAGCAAGCATTGGCATAGGAATAGGCTTGCCTGTGATCGCAATTATTTTTGTCATGCTGGCCTATCAATATATCAAAAAAGACGAGGCCTTAGTTAAATCAATGGACCGCCTTCGGTAA
- a CDS encoding tetratricopeptide repeat protein, protein MRRSLLVLLMMAVLDIGWAAQDKTNENWALANEAYKENKYTEALRLYEGLLEEGYVFPALFYNIANIYYRQHKLGLAILYYEKALKLSPRDKAIQYNLQLAKAQQLDQIEPLPPFFLHRWRQGAQSLLTANTWSGIGLVFLWLGVAGLVLWILGADRKQRKRGFIVGTTLLLISIIPFYLAASRGSYEKHPGTAILLEMEYGLRSAPEEGSKVLVPLHEGVKLVIVDQIGDWYKVQLEDGELGWLPQQVMGMI, encoded by the coding sequence ATGAGACGATCATTACTCGTTTTATTGATGATGGCTGTATTGGACATCGGATGGGCAGCCCAGGATAAAACAAATGAAAACTGGGCGCTAGCCAATGAGGCTTATAAAGAGAACAAGTACACAGAGGCACTTCGGCTTTATGAAGGATTGCTGGAAGAGGGGTATGTTTTCCCTGCCCTTTTCTACAATATTGCCAATATTTATTATCGCCAGCATAAGTTGGGCTTGGCTATTTTGTATTATGAGAAGGCCTTAAAATTATCCCCGCGTGATAAAGCCATTCAATACAACCTCCAATTGGCCAAAGCGCAACAATTAGATCAAATAGAACCACTTCCTCCCTTTTTTCTTCATCGTTGGCGGCAGGGTGCCCAATCCTTGCTAACAGCGAATACCTGGAGTGGAATAGGTTTGGTTTTCCTCTGGCTGGGGGTCGCTGGGCTGGTCTTATGGATTTTGGGAGCGGATAGGAAACAAAGAAAACGAGGCTTTATTGTAGGGACTACGCTTTTGTTAATCAGCATCATCCCTTTTTACTTAGCAGCCAGCCGTGGAAGCTATGAAAAGCATCCAGGAACGGCTATATTATTGGAAATGGAGTATGGCTTGCGCAGTGCGCCGGAAGAAGGCAGCAAGGTGCTGGTACCGCTTCACGAAGGGGTAAAACTAGTGATTGTAGATCAGATTGGGGATTGGTATAAGGTTCAGCTGGAGGATGGAGAATTGGGATGGTTGCCACAACAGGTAATGGGGATGATTTAG
- a CDS encoding FAD-dependent oxidoreductase codes for MPVSLSFWEKEAFFQDIDVMVIGSGIVGLHAAIALKEKQADLRVVVIERGSLPAGASTRNAGFACFGSMTELLDDLSSGEEDAVWALVEKRWRGLQNLRQRLGDQAIDFCPWGGYELFREEESAVHLACLDQMAYFNQQLEGIIGEKSVFEQADQRLGELGFAGIPHLIYNKAEGQLHTGKMMARLLALAQSMGISIYNGMEVSGIKEEQGGVSIEMAEGWVLRAHKIIVATNGLTRRLLPDLAVNPARNQVLITKPISGLKIKGTFHYDRGFFYFRNVENRLLLGGGRCLDLRGEETDEFGLTPKIQGALLDLLRSTILPNQAFVIEQWWSGIMGIGDKKVPIVKQLGNHITVAVRLGGMGVAIGALVGEEAAQLVIDG; via the coding sequence ATGCCTGTTAGCCTAAGTTTTTGGGAAAAAGAGGCCTTTTTCCAAGATATAGATGTCATGGTGATCGGAAGTGGTATTGTCGGCCTGCATGCAGCCATCGCCCTCAAAGAAAAGCAGGCAGACCTTCGCGTCGTCGTCATAGAACGTGGGAGCCTACCTGCGGGAGCAAGTACCCGCAATGCTGGGTTTGCCTGTTTTGGCAGTATGACCGAATTGCTGGATGACCTTTCCTCTGGGGAGGAGGATGCGGTGTGGGCATTGGTGGAAAAACGCTGGCGGGGTTTGCAAAACCTGCGCCAGCGACTAGGAGACCAAGCGATTGATTTTTGCCCTTGGGGTGGATACGAATTGTTTCGGGAGGAGGAATCGGCGGTGCACCTGGCTTGCCTGGATCAAATGGCCTACTTTAACCAGCAGCTGGAGGGCATTATTGGAGAAAAGAGCGTTTTTGAACAAGCAGATCAGCGATTGGGGGAATTGGGCTTTGCTGGCATCCCTCATTTAATTTACAATAAGGCGGAGGGGCAATTGCACACAGGTAAAATGATGGCCCGTTTACTTGCCTTGGCTCAGTCAATGGGCATCTCTATTTATAATGGAATGGAGGTTTCCGGTATCAAAGAGGAGCAGGGCGGCGTAAGTATTGAGATGGCGGAGGGATGGGTACTTAGGGCGCATAAAATTATCGTTGCGACGAATGGCCTTACTCGAAGGTTACTGCCTGATTTGGCTGTAAACCCTGCCAGAAACCAGGTGCTGATTACAAAACCTATTTCTGGGCTGAAAATTAAGGGCACCTTTCATTACGATCGCGGTTTTTTCTACTTTCGCAATGTCGAAAATCGTTTGTTGTTAGGTGGGGGGCGTTGCCTGGACCTAAGGGGCGAAGAAACGGACGAATTTGGGCTGACTCCCAAGATACAAGGGGCGCTATTGGACCTATTAAGGAGCACCATTTTGCCAAACCAAGCCTTTGTTATCGAACAATGGTGGAGTGGGATCATGGGAATAGGCGATAAAAAGGTTCCGATTGTTAAACAATTAGGAAACCACATAACGGTGGCCGTTCGTTTGGGCGGAATGGGCGTTGCCATCGGTGCGCTGGTAGGGGAGGAAGCCGCCCAACTGGTGATCGATGGTTAA